ATGTCTTTTATCCTTTTCTTCAATATACAATTCACCTTTACCCTCAAAAAATCCGGTTTGAATAGAATCTGATAATCGATTAATGGTATCATCATCCTGTTCGATACGTACCCGATCCACTACGATCAATACCTCGCCGTCCTGAATCGTTTCATTGGCCATGCTCTTATCGTCAATAATACTTTCGATTTTTTGCATTTTATCTTGATAAACGACACGGACAAATCCTTTCTGCAGTAAGAGAGACAACTCTTCTTTGAGCTTTCGCCCATGGGAAGGCACCAACGGAGCCAAAAGCGTGACAGATTCTCCCTCGTCAAACTTCAAGGCAAAATCTACCACCGAACTCACACTGTCTTTAGTCACCTCCCTGCCTGAGACAGGAGAAATCGTCTTACCGATTCTTGCATATAGTAATTTCAGATAGTCATATATTTCGGTAGAAGTTCCGACAGTAGAACGGGGATTGCTGGTAATAACACGTTGTTCAATCGCAATCGCTGGAGCGATCCCTTTGATGTAATCGACTTCGGGTTTATTCATCCGTCCCATAAACTGCCGTGCATAGGAAGAAAGACTTTCAACGTACCGTCGCTGCCCTTCAGCATATAGGGTATCAAAAGCGAGGGAAGATTTTCCCGAACCCGACATTCCTGTAATGACAACTAATTTATTTTTGGGAATATCAACATCAATATTTTTCAGATTATTGACCCTAGCCCCTTTTATTTGAATATATTCTTTTGGAGTATGCTCCACTTTTTTACTCATAATAATCCTTATCTCACACAAAGTTACGCAATCTTGGCTGATTATAGTCCCTATGAATTAAAAGCTCTCACGAAAAAATACAACCGCTATCATCATGCAGTTCTATAAATTTAGAGGCTGCCTTTTTTCATTTCAGTGACAGCATAATCAACGGCTCTAGCTGTTAATGCCATATAGGTCAGCGACGGATTTTGCGTTCCTGTTGAGGTCATGCAGGAACCATCGGTGACAAATACATTTTTCACCAAATGTAACTGGTTCCATTTGTTCAACAACGAGGTCTTGGGATCCAGTCCCATACGTACTCCGCCCATTTCGTGGATATCTAACCCCGGATTTTGGTTACTGTCACTAATGTTGAGATTCTTGACTCCTGCAACATCCAGCATCTCCTGCCCTTGTTGAAAGAAGTCATCTCTTGATTTGTAGTCGTTTTCCTCGTAACCCACGGCTGTAATCAATTGAGGAATACCATAAGGATCTTTCTTGTCTGCACTCAATCGCACATGATTGCTTTCCTTGGGAATCGTCTCGCCCTGCATCATCATAGAGACGCCCCAGCCCTCAAGTTCGGATAAACTGTCTTTATAATCCCCGCCTACCGGTACTCCCTCAAAAGCCCCTCCCCGCGAACGGGAAGCCCCAAAGAACGAGGCATAACCTCTTAAAAAATCTGTTTCCTGTCGATGTACATTTCTAAAATTGGGAATAATAGGTTGGGTTGGCCTACGTCCATAATAATATTTATCTTCATAACCCTCCATTGTACCCGTTATTGTACCCAAATAATTATGAAAAGCGACATATTTCCCCAACAGTCCACTGTCATTTCCTAGGCCATTCGGAAAACGGTCGGAAGTGGAATTCAATAGAATCTGGTTTGTCGCTAATGCAGAGGCATTGACAAAAATAATTTTCGCAAAAAATTCTTGACTCGCCTTAGTTATGGTGTCAACAATACGGACACCGATCGCTTTTTGTAAACTATCATCGTAAAGTATAGATTCGACAATCGCTTGAGGGCGAATGGTCAACTTTCCTGTTTTTGCCGCCCAGGGTAAAGTGGATGCATTGGAACTAAAATATCCACCAAAAGGACACCCACGATGACATAGGCTACGTGCCTGGCACTGGCTCCGCCCTTGATCAATATGGATCTGTCTGGGCTGTGTCAAATGAGCACAGCGTCCCTGAATCACTGGACGATCTTTATACTGCTGCTGTATGCGTTGTTGTATCGCTTTCTCTACAACGTTCATCTCCCAGGCCGGAAGAAAATCACCATCTGGCATCGCGTCAATTCCATCCTTATTACCCGATATTCCGGCGAAATGTTCGACATACGAATACCATGGTGCTATATCATCGTAACGAATTGGCCAATCCACTGCAAAGCCATCCCTTGCAGGGCCTTCAAAATCGTACTTAGACCATCGCTGGGTCTGACGGGCCCAAAGGAGAGATTTACCACCAACTTGATCAGCCCGAATCCAGTCAAATGGTTTTTCCTGAATATAAGGCTGGGCCGCATCCGGCAGAAAAAAGTGCTTGGCGTCTTCCCGATAGACATAACATTTTGAAGCAATTGGATTTTCATCCTTGGCCTGCTGTTCCACTTGTCCACCGTGCTTGAACTGCCAAGGATCCATATACGCTGTGGGATAATCCTGGATATGTCTGGCATCTTTACCTCGATCCAAAACAAGTGTTTTCAATCCTTTCTCGCAAAGTTCCTTAGCGGCCCATCCGCCAGATATCCCCGAGCCGATCACAATAGCATCAAAATGATTCTCCTTATTCATCATTATATTTAGGTCGTATTTGAAGAGTTAATATACTGTAAATTAAAACTATTGCAGCAAATATTCATTACAACTCACATGATTTTGTTACAAAACAAACGAAGAACAAATGTATCAACCACAGCTTATCAAAGGGTGCTCTTTTACATCCGCACAGGGTTTAACAAACAATTATTTTAAATATTCAACCATTTGCAATTAATCCTTCTGAATTTTATTTAGTCTTAGAAATATAGTTTTACAAAACAGCGTAGCAATAGCAATAGCAATAGAAATTGCGTTTAAAGAATAAAATAAAAAAAAGGTTATGAGAAAAAATGTATTTAAAGTTATGGTCATGATGCTATTCGTTTTCGTCGCATCCACAACAGTAAGTAAAGCACAAATGGTGATTGATAAAATAGATTTAAATATTTTTCCAGCAGCGGAAAAAGGATACAAAAAAATGGTTATCGAAGTTCCATATTCGGAGAATGATAAAAATAAGAAGATCGAATTCTCTGTAAGTAAATGGATGGAGGTAGATGGTTGTAACAGTTTTAATCTAGCTGGTTCTTTTGAGAAAAAAGATCTTCAAGGCTGGGGGTATGATTACTATGTATTTAAAACTAATGGAAATGTAGCAAGCACAATGATGGCCTGCCCAGATAAAGCAAAAAGAAATCTTTTTGTGAGTGCTCAACCTGAAATAGTACGTTATAATGGTCGGATGCCTATCGTTATTTATGTCCCTGAAGGTTATGAAGCGCAATTCAAAATCTACTCAACAGATGGGGATAGCTACCGTGCTGCTGAAGTCAGAGAAAAGAAGTAATCATACAGTTTAGTTACTTAAAATAATAGCAAACAAGCGCTGCTTGTAGCAGAAAGTCTCCAATAAAAATTGGAGACTTTCTTTTTTATATACTGTTAAAAAAACGATCAACATTATTGCCTCCCTCGTGGCATTTTGCTCCAAAATTGGCAACGGGGCTTTCAAGATTATGATTTACACGACATTATAACAAAAGAACTTAATACTATAAACTTAACACCCGGTTAGTTTAGTATTAATATACAAAGTTTAATATTGCTTACGTTTTCAGACATAAGTATAAAATGATCATGTTTAATCAACCTTCATTACATCTACCAAAAATTGCAGTACTCACGTGTATTTTAACGACGTTATCTGCAAAGGGTTTTGCCCAATCCCAAACATTTCAGGGAAAGCTGATTGATTCAGTGAGTCAGGATGCAATTCATGGCGCAACCATTCGAAATTCTCATCTGAGTAAATTAGTTTCATCAGACCAGGCAGGAAATTTTTCCATTCAGGCGCAAATCGGAGACACCTTACGCATAGGTTTTATGGGTTATCTTCCTAAAAGCTTTATTATCTCAAACCAGGGGCCTCTACAGATTTCGTTATCTCCCAATCAACAATCGCTCAATGAAGTTGTGGTAACTGCCCTGGGTATAAAAAAAGAAAAGCAGGCCATCGGTTATTCCGTACAGGAGATCAAAGGAAAAGATCTGGTAAAAGCCCGCGAACCAAACGCAATCGCTAGCCTTGCTGGCCGGGTATCGGGTCTGACAATTACGCCGAGCACAAATCTATTTGGAGACCCTGGTATCACATTACGCGGAAGAAGCAATATTCTTATTGTGGTGGATGGAATGCCGATCAATACCGACTCCTGGAACCTTAGTCCGGACGACATTGAATCCTATTCGGTATTGAAAGGAGCGAATGCAGCAGCCTTATACGGAAATCGCGGACAGAATGGTGCCATTGTCATTACGACCAAACGAGCAAAGACAGAGGATAAAGGCTTTCAAGTAGAGTTCAACTCGAGTACACAACTGCAGACAGGATACAATGCGATTCCCAAGATCCAAACCGAATATGGTCCCGGTTCAAATTTTCAATATGCTTTCAAAGATGGACGTGGTGGCGGAATAAACGACAATGACTATAATATTTGGGGACCTCGATTTGAAGGCCAGCTTATCCCACAGTACAATAGCCCCATCGATCCTAAAACAGGCGCATTGGTTCCGCTTCCCTGGGAAGCTCGTGGGAAGGATAACTTGAAGAAATTCCTTCAAAATGGACTGTTAAGCACCAACAATATTGCTATTTCAAGTAAAACAGAGCGTGGGGACATTCGCCTTTCGGCTTCTCAGCTATTTCAACGTGGCACAACACCGAATACAAAACTCGGGGGCACGAATATCAATTTAACAGGGGGGATCAATGCCGGAAGCAAATTGAGGATTGACGCAAGCATCAATTACAATAAGCAGTATTCGCCAAACTATCCCAATATCGCTTATGGACCAAACAGCCCCATTTATATTCTAACACTATGGGGTGGTGCGGATTATGACATCAACGATCTGAGGAACTATTGGCAACCGGGTAAAGAAAATGTACAACAGTACAATCGCGAATACACGATATATGACAACCCTTGGATGACAGCTTATGAAAACCTACGCACTTATGATAAAGATGATATTTACGGCTATGTATCTGCCAATTACAAATGGAACAGCCATCTCTCTTTAAACGCACGTACCAGCGCAAGCACTTGGAACAGGAACCGAACCATCAAAATTCCAATCTCGGCCAATTTATACAATTACAATATTGGCGGGAGTCGTGTCGGTGGTTACCAAGAAACGTATGATACCTTCTGGGAAAATAACACCGAAGTTTCATTAAAATATCAAAACCGCATTTCAGAAGACATTGGCTTTACAGGTTCGGTATTCGGGAACTTACGAACAGTAAGTGCAAAATCATTGTTTGCCCGTACGGATCGAGGTTTGACTGTCCCTGGAGTCTACGATTTAAGTAATTCGGTCATGCCGACCGTATCGACCAATGACCGTGCACTACGCCAAGTCGGAAGCGCCTATGGTTTTGTGGATCTTGACTACAAAAATATGCTGTTCTTGAATCTGACTGGTCGATTTGATAAATCGTCAACCATGCCCCTAAAAAATAACACCTATTTCTATCCATCTGCTTCCTTAAGTGCTGTCATATCGCAGATGGTATCTTTACCTAAAATGATCTCATCACTGAAAGTGCGTGGTGCCTACGCAAATGTTGCCAGCGATTTTGTCAATGAAACAGCACAATATGATATTTACAAACTTCTACCGGCCTATACCAATTATGGTCGCTGGGCGAATTCCATGACTGGTGTCACCTATACAGATGTATTACCGAATCCAGATCTCGTAGCGGAGCGTGTAAAGACTGCGGAGATCGGCTTGGAAACCCGCCTCTTTAACAACCGTCTCGGCGTAGATTTAGCGGTATTCCGAAACCTGGAAGGCCCCCGCATCATCGAGCTAGCCACATCGGTCACTTCGGGTGTAAAAGCAAGACAAACCAACGGGTTGACTTTGCTACGAAAAGGGATTGAATTGAGCATCGACGCAACAGCAATCCAACGAGAACGCTTTAGCTGGAATATATTGGTCAATGCATCGACCAATCATGCCTGGTTGCATGATATCGATGGCCATCAGACCCGATCAGGGGATGTACGCATCGGAGAACGCTGGGATAGCTTCTATGTAAATGATTTTCAACGCGATGAAAAAGGGAATTTAATCGTAGGAACCAATGGTCTGCCGGCCTACAATCCTTACGTCAGCAAGATTGGATACAGCGATAATAAGTTCACAGCAAGTATCAGCAACAGTTTCCGCTACCGTGATTTCAACTTTAGCTTTCTAGTCGACGGTCGCTTTGGAGGGTTGATCAAAAATGTGCAGGATGCCAAACAATGGGGTTCAGGAACGCATCCCGAATCGGCCAGCGCCTATCGCTTAAAAGACTGGGAAAACAGAGACAGCAAAGACTACAAGGGTTCGGTCATGACTGAGGGACTAAAAATTATCAAAGGCCAATTGAGCACGGACCAAGATGGTAAAATAATTTCTGATACACGGGAGTTTGCACCAAACGACATCCCCGTTCTATGGCAAAACTGGGCTACCAATTATTACCAATCTGGACCGATCAGTGCAAAAGACAGGACATTTGTAAAATTACGGGAAATTGTCTTCAGCTACAATCTTCCAGCTAGTGTACTGAAAAACTCCAGGTTTTTACGTAGTGCAAGCGTATCCCTAGTCGGCCGAAATCTATTATACTTTACCAGAAAAGGCACAAAAAATATGGATCTGGATCAATTTACCGCCGCCAGTTCGGATTACCAGACTCCATCGGTAAAAAGCTTTGGTCTAAATATTAATGCAACTTTTTAAAGATTTTAACACATCAAGATATTTTCAACCATGAAATACTTTAAATCAGTCTTACTTTTATTGCTCTTTGGCAGCACGTTGAGCTCCTGTAAAAAAATCGAAGACCTACAAAAGGATCCCGCGGCCGTGTATGATCCCGCCCCCAAACTGCTCTTTACAGGTATATTAATGCGATCTCATGATGCTCCATGGAACGAAGACCATCGTTACAATCAGTACATGACCCAAAATGAGGCCTATTATACTGGACAGCCATACAGTTGGACCACAGGTTCCTTCGAGACACCTTATGGCATACTACGGGATGTATACCGGATGGAAATCGAAGCGGCTAAAACACCCGAATTGGGTGCTGTGTACCTCACGCTAGCCAAATTCTTCAAAGCCTATTTTTTTGTCCGCACAACCGAAATGTTTGGCGATATTCCAATGGCAGATGCGCTAAAGGGAGAGGCCAACAACAACTTTGCCCCTCGGTACAATACCCAGCTGGAAGTGTATCAGCAAGTGCTCTCCTGGCTAGAGGAGGCCAATACTGAACTCGCTGGTTTTAAAGAAAAAGGCACTATACTTGACGGTGATTTCTTCTACAACGGAAAGACGGAACAATGGCAGAAGTTGGTCAACTCCCTCAAGCTGCGTATACTGCTAAGCCTGAGCAAACGCGCCGATGATAGTCCTGCGCTACGCATTAAAGAGCGATTTGCGGAACTCCTTGCCAATCCTTCAAAATTCCCGTTGATTCTTGATAATAGGGACAATTTCCAGTTGCAATATAACTCCATCAATACCTATCCGCTCTGGCCGACTGATGGTGTGATTATCAAAAAAGATGTGCGGAATACCTTGGGAGCAACTTACTTGGATATCCTAAAAACAACCCGAGATCCACGATTGCTGGTTCAAGCGCTCCCGGCCTCCGCTTTACCTTTTGACCCAACGAAACCTTTCGAGGCTTATCAGGGCGGCAAAACAGGGGATCTACAAAGCAGCCTCCTGAAACAAGCGACAGAAGGCCAACTTTCTATGATCAATTTTGACTATTGGCTCGCTTCACCTTCGGGTTTACCATCCATTCAGCTTGGAGCGTCTGAGGTGCAATTTGCGCTTGCTGAGGGAATCAATCGTGGTTGGAGCAATACTGATGCAAAGTCCAGATTTGAAGCCGGCATAACCCTGTCTATGCAGTTCTATGGGATTTCCCCGGAGAAGATTGCCGCCTTTCTAAAAGGTTATGCTTACAAAGGGAATAATCCCGAAGGCTTGAAACAGATACTCACACAAAAATATGTTGCCTTCTTTGAAAATTCAGGCAAACAGGCTTTCTTTGAGCAACGTCGTACAGGTATACCAGAGTTCAATGTTGGTCCGGCAAATGCCAACAACAACCAGATCCCTAAACGATGGGCTTATCCGAAAAACGAATATAGCACCAACGAAAGCAATTTAAAAGAAGCTTTGCAACGGCAGTTTAACGGATCAGATACACAAAATGATCTGATCTGGTCTATCAAATAAACAAAATCAATACGATCGATTGTCCCATTCAATTTATTCAGCTTCTTCCCTCCTAGCCTTTTCCAGCTTAGAAGCCTTTACAAAGAAGAAATTAAGAAAGGGGGAGGACCGGAAAAAGTGGTATAAGCTGATATAAAAAAAGCCCTCGAAATAGTATTTCGAGGGCTTTTTTT
The window above is part of the Sphingobacterium sp. ML3W genome. Proteins encoded here:
- a CDS encoding ecotin family protein, whose translation is MRKNVFKVMVMMLFVFVASTTVSKAQMVIDKIDLNIFPAAEKGYKKMVIEVPYSENDKNKKIEFSVSKWMEVDGCNSFNLAGSFEKKDLQGWGYDYYVFKTNGNVASTMMACPDKAKRNLFVSAQPEIVRYNGRMPIVIYVPEGYEAQFKIYSTDGDSYRAAEVREKK
- a CDS encoding SusC/RagA family TonB-linked outer membrane protein, with amino-acid sequence MFNQPSLHLPKIAVLTCILTTLSAKGFAQSQTFQGKLIDSVSQDAIHGATIRNSHLSKLVSSDQAGNFSIQAQIGDTLRIGFMGYLPKSFIISNQGPLQISLSPNQQSLNEVVVTALGIKKEKQAIGYSVQEIKGKDLVKAREPNAIASLAGRVSGLTITPSTNLFGDPGITLRGRSNILIVVDGMPINTDSWNLSPDDIESYSVLKGANAAALYGNRGQNGAIVITTKRAKTEDKGFQVEFNSSTQLQTGYNAIPKIQTEYGPGSNFQYAFKDGRGGGINDNDYNIWGPRFEGQLIPQYNSPIDPKTGALVPLPWEARGKDNLKKFLQNGLLSTNNIAISSKTERGDIRLSASQLFQRGTTPNTKLGGTNINLTGGINAGSKLRIDASINYNKQYSPNYPNIAYGPNSPIYILTLWGGADYDINDLRNYWQPGKENVQQYNREYTIYDNPWMTAYENLRTYDKDDIYGYVSANYKWNSHLSLNARTSASTWNRNRTIKIPISANLYNYNIGGSRVGGYQETYDTFWENNTEVSLKYQNRISEDIGFTGSVFGNLRTVSAKSLFARTDRGLTVPGVYDLSNSVMPTVSTNDRALRQVGSAYGFVDLDYKNMLFLNLTGRFDKSSTMPLKNNTYFYPSASLSAVISQMVSLPKMISSLKVRGAYANVASDFVNETAQYDIYKLLPAYTNYGRWANSMTGVTYTDVLPNPDLVAERVKTAEIGLETRLFNNRLGVDLAVFRNLEGPRIIELATSVTSGVKARQTNGLTLLRKGIELSIDATAIQRERFSWNILVNASTNHAWLHDIDGHQTRSGDVRIGERWDSFYVNDFQRDEKGNLIVGTNGLPAYNPYVSKIGYSDNKFTASISNSFRYRDFNFSFLVDGRFGGLIKNVQDAKQWGSGTHPESASAYRLKDWENRDSKDYKGSVMTEGLKIIKGQLSTDQDGKIISDTREFAPNDIPVLWQNWATNYYQSGPISAKDRTFVKLREIVFSYNLPASVLKNSRFLRSASVSLVGRNLLYFTRKGTKNMDLDQFTAASSDYQTPSVKSFGLNINATF
- a CDS encoding GMC family oxidoreductase → MMNKENHFDAIVIGSGISGGWAAKELCEKGLKTLVLDRGKDARHIQDYPTAYMDPWQFKHGGQVEQQAKDENPIASKCYVYREDAKHFFLPDAAQPYIQEKPFDWIRADQVGGKSLLWARQTQRWSKYDFEGPARDGFAVDWPIRYDDIAPWYSYVEHFAGISGNKDGIDAMPDGDFLPAWEMNVVEKAIQQRIQQQYKDRPVIQGRCAHLTQPRQIHIDQGRSQCQARSLCHRGCPFGGYFSSNASTLPWAAKTGKLTIRPQAIVESILYDDSLQKAIGVRIVDTITKASQEFFAKIIFVNASALATNQILLNSTSDRFPNGLGNDSGLLGKYVAFHNYLGTITGTMEGYEDKYYYGRRPTQPIIPNFRNVHRQETDFLRGYASFFGASRSRGGAFEGVPVGGDYKDSLSELEGWGVSMMMQGETIPKESNHVRLSADKKDPYGIPQLITAVGYEENDYKSRDDFFQQGQEMLDVAGVKNLNISDSNQNPGLDIHEMGGVRMGLDPKTSLLNKWNQLHLVKNVFVTDGSCMTSTGTQNPSLTYMALTARAVDYAVTEMKKGSL
- a CDS encoding SusD/RagB family nutrient-binding outer membrane lipoprotein, which gives rise to MKYFKSVLLLLLFGSTLSSCKKIEDLQKDPAAVYDPAPKLLFTGILMRSHDAPWNEDHRYNQYMTQNEAYYTGQPYSWTTGSFETPYGILRDVYRMEIEAAKTPELGAVYLTLAKFFKAYFFVRTTEMFGDIPMADALKGEANNNFAPRYNTQLEVYQQVLSWLEEANTELAGFKEKGTILDGDFFYNGKTEQWQKLVNSLKLRILLSLSKRADDSPALRIKERFAELLANPSKFPLILDNRDNFQLQYNSINTYPLWPTDGVIIKKDVRNTLGATYLDILKTTRDPRLLVQALPASALPFDPTKPFEAYQGGKTGDLQSSLLKQATEGQLSMINFDYWLASPSGLPSIQLGASEVQFALAEGINRGWSNTDAKSRFEAGITLSMQFYGISPEKIAAFLKGYAYKGNNPEGLKQILTQKYVAFFENSGKQAFFEQRRTGIPEFNVGPANANNNQIPKRWAYPKNEYSTNESNLKEALQRQFNGSDTQNDLIWSIK